The Buchnera aphidicola (Mindarus japonicus) genomic interval ACATATCTGATATGGGATCTTGCATACTCATAATTTTCTCCAAAAAATATAACTTTTTAAAATTTACCAACTAGCTTTTTTAAGACCTGGAATTTCTCCACGCATAGCCGCTTCTCTTAACTTAATACGACTTAATCCAAATTTTCTTAAAAAACCATGAGGCCGACCAGTTTGTCTGCACCGATTTCTTTGACGAGAAATACTAGAATCTCTAGGTAATTTTTGTAATTCTAATACAGATTTCCAACGAATTTCAGAAGAAAGACTCATATTAACA includes:
- the rpsN gene encoding 30S ribosomal protein S14 produces the protein MAKQSMKAREKKRVKLANKFFKKRTELKKKIVNMSLSSEIRWKSVLELQKLPRDSSISRQRNRCRQTGRPHGFLRKFGLSRIKLREAAMRGEIPGLKKASW